One stretch of Halobaculum marinum DNA includes these proteins:
- the purB gene encoding adenylosuccinate lyase yields MDIAREDPLAAVSPLDGRYAGRTAPLVPYASEAGLIRARVEVEVEYLLALADEPGVDLALDDGERADLRAVVDDFSADDARLVKRLETEGAEGYSATNHDVKAVEYFVRTETPERLHPWIHFGLTSEDVNNLAHRLLVKPAVEEVLVPELRGLRDTLVVEAREHRDVPMLARTHGQPATPTTWGKELAVYASRLATTLGRVESAADSLSGKLAGASGTYAAHRAAYPDVDWRSFSREFVGSLGLDHTPLATQVNPCDDLAVLFNALRGVNNVLLDLDRDVWLYVSDRYLGQEAAAGETGSSTMPHKVNPIDFENSEGNLSKANSDLTFLADYVTTSRLQRDLSDSTVKRNVGAALAHCLIGYSKTAAGLAKVVPNEQVMREELEETPEIIGEAVQTILRREGDTAAYERVKELTRGKRVTIEDFRDLFDDLDVDESVREELHALTPAGYVGYGGDLVDELDD; encoded by the coding sequence ATGGACATCGCCCGCGAGGACCCCCTCGCCGCGGTCTCGCCGCTCGACGGTCGCTACGCCGGTCGCACCGCGCCGCTCGTGCCGTACGCCAGCGAGGCCGGACTGATCCGCGCCCGCGTCGAGGTCGAAGTCGAGTACCTGCTCGCGCTCGCCGACGAGCCGGGCGTCGACCTCGCGCTCGACGACGGAGAGCGCGCCGACCTCCGCGCCGTCGTCGACGACTTCTCGGCTGACGACGCGCGACTCGTCAAGCGACTGGAGACGGAGGGCGCCGAGGGCTACTCGGCGACCAACCACGACGTGAAGGCGGTCGAGTACTTCGTGCGGACGGAGACGCCCGAGCGCCTCCACCCGTGGATCCACTTCGGGCTGACCAGCGAGGACGTGAACAACCTCGCCCACCGACTGCTCGTGAAGCCAGCCGTCGAGGAGGTGCTCGTCCCCGAACTGCGCGGCCTGCGGGACACACTCGTCGTCGAGGCACGCGAGCACCGCGACGTGCCGATGCTCGCGCGGACCCACGGCCAGCCCGCGACGCCGACGACGTGGGGGAAGGAACTAGCCGTCTACGCCAGCCGCCTCGCGACGACGCTCGGGCGCGTCGAATCCGCCGCCGACTCGCTGTCTGGGAAGCTCGCCGGTGCCTCCGGCACCTACGCCGCCCACCGCGCCGCCTACCCCGACGTCGACTGGCGGTCGTTCTCGCGGGAGTTCGTCGGGTCGCTCGGCCTCGACCACACGCCGCTCGCGACGCAGGTGAACCCCTGTGACGACCTCGCGGTGCTGTTCAACGCGCTCCGCGGCGTCAACAACGTCCTCCTCGACCTCGACCGCGACGTGTGGCTGTACGTCTCCGACCGCTACCTCGGGCAGGAGGCGGCCGCCGGTGAGACGGGATCGTCGACGATGCCGCACAAGGTGAACCCCATCGACTTCGAGAACAGCGAGGGCAACCTCTCGAAGGCGAACTCCGACTTGACGTTCCTCGCGGACTACGTCACCACCTCGCGTCTCCAGCGGGACCTCTCGGACTCCACCGTCAAGCGGAACGTCGGCGCGGCGCTCGCGCACTGTCTCATCGGCTACTCGAAGACCGCCGCGGGGCTGGCGAAGGTCGTCCCGAACGAGCAGGTGATGCGCGAGGAGTTGGAGGAGACCCCCGAGATCATCGGCGAGGCCGTCCAGACGATCCTGCGGCGCGAGGGTGACACCGCCGCCTACGAGCGCGTGAAGGAGTTGACCCGCGGGAAGCGCGTCACTATCGAGGACTTCCGCGACTTGTTCGACGACCTCGACGTGGACGAGTCCGTCCGCGAGGAACTGCACGCGCTGACGCCCGCCGGCTACGTCGGCTACGGCGGGGACCTCGTCGACGAACTGGACGACTGA
- a CDS encoding helix-turn-helix transcriptional regulator, with amino-acid sequence MSASDAEAELGEDEYAGLELVRETGGIHQSDFWKELDVSSRKGSRIAEKLEDLGLIERDDTVYNGHNTYFLAPTAKDLDFALLMAGDMLSPFIGEEEIDPNSDAFTQWLMNLAYEEY; translated from the coding sequence ATGAGCGCCTCCGACGCCGAAGCCGAACTCGGGGAGGACGAGTACGCCGGTCTCGAACTCGTTCGCGAGACCGGTGGAATCCACCAGTCCGACTTCTGGAAGGAACTCGACGTCTCCTCGCGCAAGGGGAGCCGGATCGCCGAGAAACTCGAGGATCTGGGTCTCATCGAGCGCGACGACACCGTGTACAACGGCCACAACACGTACTTCCTCGCGCCGACGGCCAAGGACCTGGACTTCGCGCTGTTGATGGCCGGCGACATGCTCTCGCCGTTCATCGGCGAGGAGGAGATCGACCCCAACTCCGACGCGTTCACGCAGTGGCTGATGAATCTCGCGTACGAAGAGTACTAG
- a CDS encoding NRDE family protein, with amino-acid sequence MCTLTLAWRVFDDAPVAVAANRDEALDRPSEPPADRGDGVIAPRDAQVGGTWMGVTRDGLFVGITNRWVEGLAGERSRGLLVDDCLHADSASEAAGLVEESCRQYEYDGFNLVVADERNAILLEWDGYLTVTQFLPGVHVVGNLGYDGRFFRPERDPDLGPAEARNATRLRTVLHPERGETADQWLDRAGAALGDHEFGVCLHENGYGTVSSTLVGVGDEGIRYDHADGPPCETAFEPITIDG; translated from the coding sequence ATGTGTACGCTGACGCTGGCGTGGCGGGTGTTCGACGATGCACCGGTCGCCGTGGCCGCGAACCGTGACGAGGCACTCGACCGACCGAGTGAGCCGCCTGCCGACCGCGGCGACGGCGTCATCGCGCCGCGAGACGCTCAGGTGGGCGGCACGTGGATGGGCGTCACCCGCGACGGCCTGTTCGTCGGTATCACCAACCGTTGGGTCGAGGGACTGGCGGGCGAACGCTCGCGCGGCCTGCTCGTCGACGACTGTCTCCACGCCGACTCGGCGAGCGAGGCTGCAGGGCTCGTCGAGGAATCGTGTCGCCAGTACGAGTACGACGGCTTCAACCTCGTCGTCGCCGACGAGCGCAACGCCATCCTGCTGGAGTGGGACGGCTACCTCACCGTGACGCAGTTCCTGCCCGGCGTCCACGTCGTCGGCAACCTCGGCTACGACGGGCGCTTCTTCCGCCCCGAGCGCGACCCCGACCTCGGTCCCGCGGAGGCGCGTAACGCGACTCGACTGCGCACGGTGCTCCACCCCGAACGGGGCGAGACGGCCGACCAGTGGCTCGACCGCGCGGGTGCGGCGCTCGGTGACCACGAGTTCGGCGTGTGTCTCCACGAGAACGGCTACGGCACCGTCTCCTCGACGCTCGTCGGCGTCGGCGACGAGGGCATCCGCTACGACCACGCGGACGGGCCGCCCTGTGAGACCGCCTTCGAACCGATCACCATCGACGGCTGA
- a CDS encoding M20 family metallopeptidase has product MSDAPDAADTEDADAADATDESFDPVAFLVEAVQIQSHESPDAMREFLVDTLADHGVDPWVDAAGNVRATRSASDPDAATDGPHLVLNTHIDTVPPHVDFERDTDEAGREVFRGRGSCDAKGPLAALLAGFLSVDPDAGRVTLAVTPDEETLSTGADALVRGRDDDHPDGPVDPVDGDLYLVGEPTDCDVCVAARGRFEGTLTLAGSAAHAAEPASGVNAVAALEDALAAVRTFDDGAEAHPMLGGPTLVPTGVAGGEATNQVPAAATVTLDRRSVPPETAEGFRSSLETAVRDAVSDDVGVDFALTERPTPFLEAFDTDPDHPLVTAVADAARGVGGDGDGEVRPFGAATEASYFSPAPTVVFGPGHLADEVGAVAHSEREYVRVDRVRDAAETVRRAVATLVG; this is encoded by the coding sequence ATGAGCGACGCACCCGATGCCGCCGACACCGAGGACGCTGACGCGGCCGACGCGACCGACGAGTCGTTCGACCCGGTCGCGTTCCTCGTGGAGGCGGTCCAGATCCAGTCACACGAGTCGCCCGACGCCATGCGAGAGTTCCTCGTCGACACGCTCGCCGACCACGGAGTCGACCCGTGGGTCGACGCGGCGGGCAACGTCCGCGCGACGCGGTCCGCGTCAGATCCTGATGCGGCCACGGACGGCCCACATCTCGTGCTCAACACCCACATCGACACCGTCCCGCCGCACGTCGACTTCGAGCGCGACACCGACGAGGCGGGCCGCGAGGTGTTCCGGGGACGGGGGTCGTGCGACGCGAAGGGACCGCTCGCGGCCCTGCTGGCTGGGTTCCTCAGCGTCGATCCCGACGCTGGGCGTGTGACGCTCGCGGTGACTCCCGACGAGGAGACGCTGTCGACGGGGGCGGACGCGCTCGTCCGCGGGCGCGACGACGACCACCCCGACGGCCCGGTCGACCCGGTCGACGGGGACCTGTACCTCGTGGGCGAACCGACCGACTGCGACGTGTGCGTCGCCGCACGCGGGCGGTTCGAAGGCACCCTGACGCTCGCGGGGTCGGCGGCCCACGCCGCCGAACCGGCGTCGGGAGTCAACGCCGTCGCCGCGCTGGAAGACGCGCTCGCGGCGGTCCGCACGTTCGACGACGGCGCCGAGGCCCACCCGATGCTCGGCGGGCCGACGCTCGTCCCCACGGGTGTCGCGGGGGGAGAGGCGACGAACCAGGTACCCGCCGCCGCGACGGTGACCCTCGACCGCCGCTCCGTGCCGCCGGAGACCGCAGAGGGATTCCGGTCGTCGCTGGAAACCGCGGTCCGCGACGCGGTGTCCGACGACGTGGGCGTCGACTTCGCGCTCACCGAGCGCCCGACGCCGTTCTTGGAGGCGTTCGACACCGACCCCGACCATCCGCTGGTGACTGCGGTGGCGGATGCGGCCCGTGGGGTCGGTGGCGACGGGGACGGCGAGGTTCGCCCGTTCGGCGCGGCGACGGAGGCGTCGTACTTCTCGCCCGCGCCGACGGTCGTGTTCGGTCCCGGCCACCTCGCGGACGAGGTCGGTGCCGTCGCCCACAGCGAGCGCGAGTACGTTCGCGTCGACCGCGTACGCGACGCCGCCGAGACGGTTCGGCGAGCGGTGGCGACGCTGGTCGGGTGA
- the dapF gene encoding diaminopimelate epimerase has product MSDAADTDADVHTVPAVKYHGTGNDFLVVDAADAAGVPDRGAFAVHHCDRETGVEGDDRTGADGVLFMDITDDGGDGGKEEGVARATMTLVQPDASIAEMCGNGARCAAAWVRERTGANVVDLDTPAGVRRATVTAGDDDASDEVTVEVEMGRPSFAPADVPLAADREEPLIETVVEGLTVSVVDTGVPHAVAFVDDVDAVDLDAVAPPVRHAAVFPEGANVTLAADTGDGTFDQRTFERGVEGETLACGTGAVAVGAVARRLGSTDREALAVSPPGGTLQITVPDDGPATLTGPAAREFTVDLPVPEGER; this is encoded by the coding sequence GTGAGCGACGCCGCCGATACCGATGCCGACGTACACACCGTCCCGGCGGTGAAGTACCACGGCACGGGCAACGACTTCCTCGTCGTCGACGCCGCAGACGCCGCGGGCGTGCCAGACCGCGGCGCGTTCGCGGTCCACCACTGCGACCGCGAGACAGGCGTCGAGGGGGACGACCGGACCGGTGCCGACGGCGTACTGTTCATGGACATCACCGACGACGGTGGCGACGGAGGCAAGGAGGAGGGCGTCGCACGGGCGACGATGACGCTCGTCCAACCGGACGCCTCCATCGCCGAGATGTGCGGCAACGGCGCCCGCTGTGCGGCGGCGTGGGTCCGGGAGCGCACCGGCGCGAACGTCGTCGACCTCGACACGCCCGCGGGCGTGCGACGCGCGACCGTCACCGCCGGCGACGACGACGCTTCTGACGAGGTGACCGTCGAGGTGGAGATGGGCCGCCCGTCGTTCGCGCCGGCAGACGTGCCGCTGGCCGCCGACCGCGAGGAGCCGCTAATCGAGACGGTCGTGGAGGGGCTGACGGTGTCGGTAGTCGACACCGGTGTGCCACACGCCGTCGCGTTCGTCGACGACGTGGACGCGGTCGACCTCGACGCGGTCGCACCGCCTGTTCGCCACGCAGCGGTGTTCCCCGAGGGCGCGAACGTGACGCTCGCCGCCGACACCGGCGACGGGACGTTCGACCAGCGCACCTTCGAGCGCGGCGTCGAGGGAGAGACGCTCGCGTGTGGAACCGGCGCGGTCGCGGTCGGGGCGGTCGCTCGGCGACTCGGGTCCACCGACCGCGAGGCGCTGGCGGTGTCGCCACCCGGCGGCACGCTCCAGATTACGGTCCCCGACGACGGCCCAGCGACGCTCACCGGACCCGCTGCGCGGGAGTTCACCGTCGACTTGCCGGTTCCGGAGGGCGAACGATGA
- the lysA gene encoding diaminopimelate decarboxylase, with translation MSADATDPATEEASGGPAVRRLADWDADRLRDLAADHGTPLYVTDLDRVAQNCVRLRDAFPDAEIRYAVKAHTGRAVLETVRESGIDAECASAGEVRRALDAGFAGERLHYTAVNPPARDLDLVVEWWTAHPELTITVGARDTLDRLAERGFDGRVCVRVNPGIGAGHHEKVRTGAAAKFGVPYDRAADVVADARDDFEVVGVHAHAGSGIHGEDDLAAHRELVARMGDLAREVGDLEYVDVGGGFGVPYHEDDPPLDLDAVAAATREALGDVDAALAVEPGRYVVADAGVLLTAVNTVKPTPDTTVAGVDAGMTDLLRPAMYDAYHAIRNLDADTDGGRGRGPVTVAGPICETGDTFCDGRELSVPERGDLLAVGNAGAYGYEMASTYNSRPRPAEVTLDGDVLRERETLDGVTRLERGGGSE, from the coding sequence ATGAGCGCGGACGCGACGGACCCCGCGACCGAGGAGGCCTCGGGCGGCCCCGCCGTGCGTCGCCTCGCCGACTGGGACGCCGACCGCCTGCGCGACCTCGCGGCCGACCACGGAACGCCACTGTACGTCACCGACCTCGACCGGGTCGCACAGAACTGCGTGCGCCTCCGCGACGCCTTCCCCGACGCCGAGATCCGATACGCGGTGAAGGCCCACACCGGTCGGGCGGTGCTGGAGACGGTCCGCGAGTCGGGAATCGACGCCGAGTGTGCCTCCGCCGGCGAGGTCCGACGGGCGCTCGACGCCGGATTCGCCGGCGAGCGACTCCACTACACGGCGGTCAACCCGCCCGCTCGCGACCTCGACCTCGTCGTCGAGTGGTGGACTGCCCACCCCGAACTGACGATCACCGTCGGCGCGCGCGACACGCTCGACCGCCTCGCCGAGCGCGGCTTCGACGGACGCGTCTGCGTCCGCGTCAACCCCGGCATCGGCGCCGGCCACCACGAGAAGGTGCGCACGGGCGCCGCCGCGAAGTTCGGCGTGCCGTACGACCGCGCCGCCGACGTAGTTGCCGACGCGCGCGACGACTTCGAGGTCGTCGGCGTCCACGCCCACGCCGGGTCGGGTATCCACGGCGAAGACGACCTCGCGGCCCACCGGGAGTTGGTCGCGCGGATGGGCGACCTCGCTCGCGAGGTCGGCGACCTGGAGTACGTCGACGTGGGCGGCGGCTTCGGCGTGCCGTACCACGAGGACGACCCACCGCTCGACCTCGACGCGGTCGCAGCCGCGACCCGTGAGGCGCTCGGCGACGTTGACGCCGCGCTCGCGGTCGAACCGGGCCGCTACGTCGTCGCAGACGCGGGCGTCCTGCTGACCGCGGTGAACACGGTGAAGCCGACGCCCGACACGACCGTCGCGGGCGTCGACGCCGGGATGACGGACCTCCTGCGCCCGGCGATGTACGACGCGTACCACGCCATCCGGAACCTCGACGCAGACACCGACGGCGGGCGGGGGCGCGGACCGGTCACGGTCGCCGGTCCGATCTGCGAGACGGGCGACACCTTCTGCGACGGACGAGAGCTGTCGGTGCCGGAGCGGGGAGACCTGCTCGCGGTCGGCAACGCCGGCGCCTACGGCTACGAGATGGCGTCGACGTACAACTCCCGGCCGCGACCCGCGGAGGTCACCCTCGACGGCGACGTGCTCCGCGAGCGCGAGACGCTCGACGGCGTGACGCGGTTGGAACGGGGAGGTGGCTCGGAGTGA
- a CDS encoding 2,3,4,5-tetrahydropyridine-2,6-dicarboxylate N-succinyltransferase codes for MTTTLESDIDDLWNRYDDGLTATDANADDRRTLDEFLDALEAGEVRAARKTGDGVDSWEANEWVKRGVLLNFGLRETERREYGGVGYYDVLPLRETEDLEARGARNTPDGTVLRRGAHLGDDTIMMSPSFVNIGAYVGDGTLVDSCDTVGSCAQLGENVKLGANTLIGGVLEPVEDAPVIVEDGVSLGAGCRVTSGFRVGENSIVGENTLLTPRIPVYDLVEEEVVYGHLPENRRAFTRFVESSVSDHDLFDGGAYKPAVVATDVETETLEATQREDALRE; via the coding sequence ATGACGACGACACTGGAATCCGACATCGACGACCTGTGGAACCGCTACGACGACGGCCTCACCGCGACCGACGCGAACGCCGACGACCGACGCACCCTCGACGAGTTCCTCGACGCCCTGGAGGCGGGCGAGGTCCGCGCCGCCCGCAAGACCGGCGACGGCGTCGACTCGTGGGAGGCCAACGAGTGGGTCAAGCGCGGCGTGCTCCTCAACTTCGGCCTCCGCGAGACCGAGCGCCGCGAGTACGGTGGCGTCGGCTACTACGACGTGCTCCCGTTGCGCGAGACCGAGGACCTCGAAGCGCGCGGTGCGCGCAACACGCCCGACGGCACCGTGCTCCGCCGCGGCGCTCACCTCGGCGACGACACGATCATGATGAGCCCGTCGTTCGTCAACATCGGTGCGTACGTTGGCGACGGCACGCTCGTCGACTCCTGTGACACAGTCGGCTCCTGTGCGCAACTGGGCGAGAACGTGAAGCTGGGGGCGAACACGCTGATCGGCGGCGTGCTCGAACCGGTCGAGGACGCACCCGTCATCGTCGAGGACGGCGTCTCGCTGGGCGCCGGCTGTCGCGTCACCTCCGGCTTCCGCGTCGGCGAGAACTCCATCGTGGGCGAGAACACGCTGCTCACCCCGCGGATCCCGGTGTACGACCTCGTCGAGGAGGAAGTCGTGTACGGTCACCTCCCCGAGAACCGCCGCGCGTTCACGCGGTTCGTCGAGTCGAGCGTGAGCGACCACGACCTGTTCGACGGCGGCGCGTACAAGCCGGCAGTCGTCGCGACCGACGTAGAGACGGAGACGCTGGAGGCGACGCAGCGGGAGGACGCGCTGCGCGAATGA
- the dapB gene encoding 4-hydroxy-tetrahydrodipicolinate reductase, giving the protein MGREVIAAANDRDDCDVALAVNRSPVDPVEGVAVDDATNLPALLADSDPDVLVDFTGPDSSVEYVAAAAEAGVACVVGTTGFDDEQEAALADAARTVPVLRASNFSRGVAALRRAVSEAAAALPGYDVEVTETHHNAKVDAPSGTALTLLDDIEAARPELDERVHGREGDSPRTDGEIGVHARRAGDIAGEHEVLLAGDENVLELTHRAGSRRVFAAGALDAAAWLAGRDAGAYDFTEVLE; this is encoded by the coding sequence ATGGGCCGGGAGGTGATCGCCGCCGCCAACGACCGCGACGACTGCGACGTCGCACTCGCGGTGAACCGCTCGCCCGTCGACCCCGTCGAAGGCGTCGCGGTCGACGACGCCACGAACCTGCCGGCACTGCTGGCCGACAGCGACCCGGACGTGCTCGTCGATTTCACCGGCCCCGACTCCAGCGTGGAGTACGTCGCCGCGGCCGCCGAGGCGGGCGTCGCCTGCGTCGTCGGGACGACCGGCTTCGACGACGAACAGGAGGCCGCGCTCGCCGACGCCGCAAGGACCGTTCCCGTCCTCCGCGCGTCGAATTTCTCGCGTGGGGTCGCCGCGCTCCGCCGAGCGGTGTCGGAGGCGGCGGCGGCGCTCCCCGGCTACGACGTGGAGGTCACCGAGACGCACCACAACGCGAAGGTCGACGCCCCGAGCGGCACCGCGCTCACCCTGCTGGACGACATCGAGGCGGCGCGCCCGGAATTGGACGAGCGAGTCCACGGGCGGGAAGGCGATTCCCCTCGCACCGATGGTGAGATCGGCGTCCACGCCCGCCGTGCGGGCGACATCGCGGGCGAGCACGAGGTGTTGCTCGCGGGCGACGAGAACGTGCTCGAACTGACGCACCGCGCCGGCTCTCGGCGCGTGTTCGCCGCCGGCGCGCTCGACGCCGCCGCGTGGCTCGCCGGCCGCGACGCCGGCGCCTACGACTTCACGGAGGTACTCGAATGA
- the dapA gene encoding 4-hydroxy-tetrahydrodipicolinate synthase, with amino-acid sequence MIHHDTFAGVYPAMTTPFTDGTDAVDHEQLAADARRLADAGVDGLVPVGSTGEAATLTHDEHAEVVETVVDAVDVPVIAGTGSNSTREALDLTERAADAGADAALLISPYYNKPVPAGQYEHYATIADAVDIPQIVYNVPSRTGSNLDVDTIVDLAGHENIQGYKAASGDANQISEIIERTREETFDVLSGDDGMTLPVMSMGATGTISVVANVEPERTSRLVHAALEEDFETARAIHHDLGPLTRALFRETNPIPVKEAMAIRGYGPAEMRPPLTRGSDETLRVLTELLAELEDADATATEA; translated from the coding sequence ATGATCCACCACGACACCTTCGCCGGCGTCTACCCGGCGATGACGACACCGTTCACCGACGGCACCGACGCGGTCGACCACGAACAGCTCGCAGCCGACGCGCGACGCCTCGCCGACGCGGGCGTCGACGGCCTCGTCCCGGTCGGTTCGACCGGCGAGGCGGCCACCCTGACGCACGACGAACACGCCGAGGTCGTCGAGACGGTCGTCGACGCCGTCGACGTGCCCGTCATCGCCGGCACCGGTTCGAACTCGACGCGTGAGGCGCTGGACCTCACCGAGCGCGCCGCCGACGCCGGCGCCGACGCGGCCCTGCTCATCTCGCCGTACTACAACAAGCCCGTGCCCGCCGGCCAGTACGAGCACTACGCGACCATCGCGGACGCCGTCGACATCCCGCAGATCGTGTACAACGTCCCGAGTCGGACCGGCTCGAACCTCGACGTCGACACCATCGTCGACCTCGCGGGCCACGAGAACATCCAGGGGTACAAGGCGGCCTCCGGCGACGCGAACCAGATCTCGGAGATCATCGAGCGCACCCGCGAGGAGACGTTCGACGTGCTCTCGGGTGACGACGGCATGACGCTGCCCGTGATGTCGATGGGCGCGACGGGCACCATCTCGGTCGTCGCGAACGTCGAACCCGAGCGCACGAGCCGACTCGTCCACGCCGCGTTGGAGGAGGACTTCGAGACGGCCCGTGCGATCCACCACGACCTCGGCCCGCTGACGCGGGCGCTGTTCCGCGAGACGAACCCCATCCCGGTGAAGGAGGCGATGGCCATCCGCGGCTACGGCCCCGCCGAGATGCGTCCGCCGCTGACGCGCGGGAGCGACGAGACGCTGCGCGTGCTCACGGAACTGCTCGCCGAGTTGGAGGACGCCGACGCGACAGCGACGGAGGCCTGA
- a CDS encoding phosphoribosyltransferase, whose protein sequence is MSDLPDDFDCTVSNWEYIYGLCRDVSDQVKAANFEPDVVVALARGGWFAGRCICDFLGLNDLTSLKMEHYVGTAEKTGEPTVRYPMPEGSVAGKDVLIIDDIADTGGSIKRAHEYVAERDCGEVRTATLQLLQTSEFEPDFVGEQLEEWTWMVYPWNFIEDMIDLTSGAMEQADAEAFTEEDVRHYLAEFHGIDRIEMEIAQPGRVGEVLAEMERRDVVRETADGYRLLDNGAGDE, encoded by the coding sequence ATGAGCGACCTCCCGGACGACTTCGACTGTACGGTCTCCAATTGGGAGTACATCTACGGACTGTGCCGCGACGTGTCCGACCAGGTGAAGGCCGCCAACTTCGAACCGGACGTGGTCGTCGCGCTCGCGCGCGGCGGCTGGTTCGCCGGCCGGTGTATCTGCGACTTCCTCGGCCTCAACGATCTCACGAGCCTGAAGATGGAACACTACGTCGGGACCGCCGAGAAGACCGGCGAACCGACCGTGCGCTACCCGATGCCGGAGGGGAGCGTCGCCGGCAAGGACGTGCTGATCATCGACGACATCGCCGACACCGGCGGGTCGATCAAGCGCGCTCACGAGTACGTCGCCGAGCGCGACTGCGGCGAGGTGCGCACCGCGACGCTCCAACTGCTCCAGACGTCGGAGTTCGAACCGGACTTCGTCGGCGAGCAACTCGAGGAGTGGACGTGGATGGTGTACCCGTGGAACTTCATCGAGGACATGATCGACCTCACCAGCGGCGCGATGGAGCAGGCCGACGCCGAGGCGTTCACCGAGGAGGACGTGCGCCACTACCTCGCGGAGTTCCACGGCATCGACCGCATCGAGATGGAGATCGCCCAGCCGGGTCGCGTCGGCGAGGTGCTCGCGGAGATGGAGCGGCGCGACGTGGTCCGCGAGACCGCCGACGGCTACCGCCTGCTCGACAACGGCGCCGGCGACGAGTAA
- a CDS encoding AEC family transporter: MALLDIFAGAVLPIVAVAGVGFALGRTSDVDADPLNTVVVYVLAPALVLHSLATASFSGETIAKMAVAVTAYIVGMVIVAEGIGRLLGESEPRLSALVLAATFPNCGNYGIPLSDFAFPGGGRAAAVLYLAIQAVLIYTVGVYVASRAGGGGGLQGVRRVLRIPLVWAVPVALGARALGLVPAADATAMQTLQLVGDSSIPVMLLILGIQLSRTDYGSALSQAAVPSVLKMVVAPAVAVAIALVVGFGDATVARVFVLESAMPAAVTPLILVGEFADDLEVGGVSVPEYVSTVILVTTLASIPMLTGLIALLESGMLV, translated from the coding sequence GTGGCGCTCCTCGACATCTTCGCCGGCGCCGTCCTGCCCATCGTCGCGGTTGCGGGCGTCGGCTTCGCGCTCGGCCGGACGAGCGACGTGGACGCCGACCCGCTGAACACGGTCGTCGTGTACGTGCTCGCCCCCGCGCTCGTCCTCCACAGCCTCGCGACCGCCTCCTTCTCCGGCGAGACCATCGCCAAGATGGCGGTCGCCGTCACCGCGTACATCGTCGGGATGGTGATCGTCGCCGAGGGGATCGGTAGACTGCTCGGTGAGTCCGAGCCACGCCTCTCGGCGCTCGTCCTCGCGGCGACGTTCCCCAACTGCGGCAACTACGGCATCCCCCTCTCGGACTTCGCGTTCCCCGGCGGTGGTCGAGCGGCGGCGGTGCTGTACCTCGCGATCCAAGCCGTCCTCATCTACACGGTCGGCGTGTACGTCGCCTCCCGTGCGGGCGGCGGCGGCGGCCTCCAAGGTGTGCGGCGCGTCCTCCGGATCCCCCTCGTGTGGGCCGTCCCGGTCGCGCTCGGCGCGCGGGCGCTCGGGCTCGTCCCCGCCGCGGACGCGACGGCGATGCAGACGCTCCAGTTGGTCGGCGACTCCTCCATCCCGGTGATGCTGCTCATCCTCGGTATCCAGTTGTCGCGGACCGACTACGGGTCGGCGCTGTCGCAGGCGGCGGTGCCGTCGGTGCTGAAGATGGTCGTCGCACCGGCGGTCGCCGTCGCCATCGCGCTCGTCGTCGGCTTCGGCGACGCGACGGTCGCGCGGGTGTTCGTCCTCGAGTCGGCGATGCCGGCGGCCGTCACGCCGCTCATCCTCGTCGGCGAGTTCGCCGACGACCTGGAGGTTGGCGGCGTCTCCGTGCCGGAGTACGTCAGCACCGTCATCCTCGTGACGACGCTCGCGTCGATTCCGATGCTCACGGGCTTGATCGCGCTGTTGGAGAGCGGGATGCTGGTGTGA
- a CDS encoding DUF7344 domain-containing protein, with product MMFDSLQNTHQRKLLLAALDSDPEECEAFSTTVGTDDVSQTGYVDRLPVLLHHVHLPRLSAFGYIDWDRDSGTARRGPHFDEIEPLLRLLVAHADELPEDWP from the coding sequence GTGATGTTCGATAGCCTGCAGAACACCCACCAACGGAAGCTCCTCCTCGCGGCGCTCGACAGCGACCCCGAGGAGTGTGAAGCGTTCTCGACGACAGTCGGGACTGACGACGTCTCGCAGACTGGGTACGTCGACCGACTTCCGGTGCTGCTGCACCACGTCCACCTACCGCGGCTCTCGGCGTTCGGGTACATCGACTGGGACCGAGACAGCGGGACCGCCCGTCGCGGGCCACACTTCGACGAGATCGAACCGTTGCTGCGACTGCTCGTCGCTCACGCCGACGAACTCCCGGAGGACTGGCCGTAA